A single window of Granulicella sibirica DNA harbors:
- a CDS encoding HAD family hydrolase, producing MVKAVLCDMDGTLVDSNTLHAECWQRCLATFGITATVGEIQRQIGKGGDQMLPLFVDRERLKEIEKPLNECKKKLFEAEYMSQVKPFPQARELMEAITGHGIRIAMASSAAKGELDKYLEIVGISALVDEKTSSDDAEDSKPEPDIFLAALGKLGLAPEETIALGDTPWDAQAAGRAGVKTIGVECGGWREEDLRKAGCVEIYRDPAGLLEGLKGSRMMKG from the coding sequence ATGGTGAAGGCTGTTCTTTGTGACATGGATGGGACGCTGGTGGATAGCAACACACTTCATGCGGAGTGTTGGCAGAGGTGTCTTGCGACGTTTGGGATTACGGCGACCGTTGGGGAGATTCAACGGCAGATCGGGAAGGGTGGGGACCAGATGCTGCCGTTGTTTGTCGATAGAGAACGGCTGAAGGAGATTGAGAAGCCGCTGAATGAGTGTAAGAAGAAGCTCTTTGAGGCGGAGTATATGAGCCAGGTGAAGCCGTTTCCGCAGGCTCGGGAGTTGATGGAGGCGATAACGGGGCATGGGATTCGAATTGCCATGGCTTCTTCGGCGGCGAAGGGCGAACTGGACAAGTATCTGGAGATTGTGGGGATTTCGGCCCTGGTCGACGAGAAGACCTCGAGCGACGACGCCGAAGACTCGAAGCCGGAACCGGATATCTTTCTCGCTGCGTTAGGCAAGCTCGGGCTTGCGCCGGAGGAGACGATCGCGCTGGGGGATACGCCCTGGGATGCGCAGGCGGCTGGACGGGCGGGGGTAAAGACGATCGGGGTGGAGTGTGGTGGGTGGCGGGAGGAGGATTTGAGGAAGGCTGGGTGCGTCGAGATTTATCGGGATCCGGCGGGGTTGCTGGAGGGGCTAAAGGGGTCGAGGATGATGAAGGGTTAG